The following are encoded in a window of Sinomonas cyclohexanicum genomic DNA:
- a CDS encoding purine-cytosine permease family protein, protein MSASPIQQSTPSPTVPDTRMRRGSLAMAWYGLVSAMFFVYIGAALALAYGTVDALIGLALTIVVYGAVNKVLSAYALRHGLTVHQFSRTLLGRAGALLATLIFAATAIYYAVFEGSILAFAFQAQFGGSMALWSAIVVLYTTPLVSGGIQRRLDKVNGLLLPLYWGGLVVAVVWAGLAYGFSGDWLAHATAFLPVASGGPGWLACFAAYMGVWIMMMYTMDFAALGRPHDVAFHSRWTFGWLFYTLAFGLNAVVGIFLTFTIPGVQTTETGVAAGLVTMMGPLGLLLVFVSQTRINTANYALGASNLREFAERTLRLRLPRLAWAIITSAIIFTLMLLPVVQYLLVALAWQGALVTGWVGIALTHLVMDRFSGRGADHAGLPDANFRAVSVPGVTAWVVSAAVGIGLIESGQPWGATWGTLVTPVLAAAIYAGLRVGMRRDTALVRGPVDATA, encoded by the coding sequence ATGTCCGCTTCACCGATCCAACAGTCCACTCCGTCCCCCACCGTCCCCGACACCCGCATGCGCCGCGGATCCCTCGCCATGGCCTGGTACGGGCTCGTGAGCGCGATGTTCTTCGTCTACATCGGCGCCGCCCTGGCCCTCGCGTACGGCACGGTCGACGCACTCATCGGGCTCGCCCTGACCATCGTGGTCTATGGAGCGGTCAACAAGGTCCTGTCCGCCTACGCCCTCCGGCACGGGCTGACGGTCCACCAGTTCTCGAGGACCCTTCTGGGCCGGGCGGGGGCGCTCCTGGCAACGCTCATCTTCGCGGCGACCGCGATCTACTACGCCGTCTTCGAGGGCTCGATCCTCGCGTTCGCCTTCCAGGCCCAGTTCGGAGGGAGCATGGCCCTGTGGTCGGCCATCGTCGTCCTCTACACCACTCCCCTCGTCTCCGGAGGCATCCAGCGGCGCCTCGACAAGGTCAACGGCCTCCTGCTGCCGCTCTACTGGGGCGGGCTCGTGGTCGCCGTCGTGTGGGCCGGCCTCGCGTACGGGTTCTCGGGCGACTGGCTCGCGCACGCCACGGCGTTCCTCCCCGTGGCCTCGGGCGGACCCGGTTGGCTCGCCTGCTTCGCCGCGTACATGGGCGTGTGGATCATGATGATGTACACGATGGACTTCGCCGCCCTCGGCCGGCCCCACGACGTCGCCTTCCACAGCCGCTGGACGTTCGGGTGGCTCTTCTACACGCTCGCGTTCGGCCTCAACGCGGTGGTCGGGATCTTCCTCACGTTCACCATCCCGGGTGTCCAGACCACGGAGACGGGGGTCGCCGCCGGTCTCGTGACGATGATGGGCCCCCTCGGCCTCCTGCTGGTCTTCGTCTCCCAGACGCGCATCAACACCGCGAACTACGCACTCGGCGCCTCCAACCTGCGTGAGTTCGCGGAGCGGACCCTACGCCTCCGCCTCCCGCGGCTCGCCTGGGCGATCATCACCTCGGCGATCATCTTCACCCTCATGCTCCTGCCGGTGGTCCAGTACCTGCTCGTGGCGCTTGCCTGGCAGGGCGCCCTCGTGACGGGTTGGGTGGGGATCGCCCTCACCCACCTCGTCATGGATCGCTTCTCGGGGCGTGGCGCGGACCACGCGGGCCTGCCGGATGCCAACTTCCGCGCCGTCTCAGTCCCCGGCGTCACGGCGTGGGTGGTCTCGGCCGCCGTCGGCATCGGTCTCATTGAATCCGGCCAGCCGTGGGGCGCCACGTGGGGCACCCTCGTGACCCCTGTTCTCGCGGCGGCCATCTACGCGGGCTTGCGCGTCGGGATGCGCCGGGACACGGCGCTCGTCCGCGGGCCCGTCGACGCCACGGCCTGA